One genomic window of Methanosarcina acetivorans C2A includes the following:
- a CDS encoding disaggregatase related repeat-containing protein, with translation MLKRKLGTLFLVTCLIILGVPAVLGSPSAPVVYVSGDGSGDFNCDGKDDHVQINQALKYVKDNSAYTTVYLKGPFTYVIDSPLLMYSNTILEGDSNAVITIEDDNSWGKDIPLIKQASPSKTNPGKIIIRGFEIDGNYEGNTDKPRGSSYHTLMWFYYDDVEVYNMYLHDSHNDGLKIKESNSVKFHDNRIYKLGHDGFYAIECENIEYYNNTCRTKTNSACRLYNSNHAKIHDNIIYTEFESDAGGPGIQIQYTRKDVAQPMNDIEVYNNIIYDTYGPGIWLIAYGKSYAKTEAANVHIHHNIFYGCGTNQNYNWVCGIETSGFYDTLIENNVFDGNYNAAIMYMYPSAPQFSGLEPNGMSDDYTTIVRNNIIVNTLKRKYSSEGTGKGVVNYYPETHKFILQNNCIYNNAGGAYKNADSDSDIYVDPLFVDQKNHDYHLKSTSPAAGMGVYAGASTVTDIKNTVNETPVTETEENVSFTEENATGIIADNRLREASPYITYQEKAYIDIGGRPGVGRYRDLILFDLSKYDDAENITSATLSLYWYYPDGRARPEDAIVEIYRPAAAWDPQSVTWNSRGDCVPWTYPGGDWFDKDGILQGDDPYATITLKGCSLPDNRYYEINVTELVKEYASGKYENTGFLVKTRTEDADYIAFYSNEGGNESQRPRLNVTKKLAESPVENPALEVIITAAKGGSLNECHPKNIQNKQFIGVGAMSTGGRYRDIMWFNMSEYTGPAEIDNATLSLYLFYPESSRPEEDTVIEIYRPASAWDPSYVSWNGKDRCTSWKNPGGDWYDKNGILQGSTPYATFTLRASDLSDNSYFELNITDLVKEYVSGKHENTGFLIKTHNESNDYVAFYNNDGGDGKQQLTLSICTNGTVNGTVNGTVNGTVK, from the coding sequence ATGCTGAAACGGAAACTAGGAACCCTATTCCTGGTAACATGCCTTATTATACTTGGCGTGCCGGCTGTTTTAGGCAGCCCGAGTGCGCCGGTTGTATATGTTTCTGGAGACGGAAGCGGAGACTTCAACTGCGATGGGAAGGACGACCATGTGCAGATAAACCAGGCTCTCAAATATGTCAAAGATAATTCTGCATATACAACTGTTTACCTTAAAGGGCCATTTACATACGTCATTGACAGCCCTCTTCTTATGTATAGCAATACTATCCTGGAAGGAGATTCCAATGCTGTTATCACAATCGAAGATGATAATTCATGGGGGAAGGATATCCCTCTAATAAAACAGGCTTCCCCTAGTAAAACCAACCCCGGTAAAATAATCATTCGAGGCTTTGAAATCGACGGTAACTATGAAGGAAACACTGACAAACCACGCGGGAGCAGTTATCACACTTTAATGTGGTTCTATTATGATGATGTTGAAGTTTACAATATGTATTTACATGATAGTCATAATGACGGACTCAAAATTAAAGAGAGTAACTCTGTCAAGTTCCATGATAACAGGATTTACAAGCTTGGGCATGACGGCTTTTATGCAATCGAATGTGAGAACATTGAGTATTACAACAATACGTGCAGGACTAAAACAAATTCCGCTTGTCGCCTTTACAATTCCAATCACGCAAAAATACATGACAATATAATTTATACTGAGTTTGAGTCGGACGCAGGAGGTCCTGGAATTCAGATACAGTATACTAGAAAAGATGTAGCTCAGCCGATGAATGATATAGAGGTATATAACAACATTATTTATGATACATACGGTCCAGGGATCTGGCTTATAGCTTATGGTAAGTCATACGCAAAAACTGAGGCAGCAAATGTCCACATACACCACAACATATTCTATGGCTGCGGTACAAATCAGAACTACAATTGGGTGTGTGGTATAGAAACAAGCGGGTTTTATGATACCCTTATAGAAAACAACGTTTTTGATGGGAATTACAATGCTGCTATCATGTACATGTATCCGTCTGCCCCCCAGTTCAGCGGGCTTGAGCCAAATGGTATGAGTGATGATTATACAACAATTGTTCGTAATAACATCATTGTAAATACTTTAAAACGTAAGTATAGCTCGGAGGGGACAGGTAAAGGAGTTGTAAACTATTATCCGGAAACTCATAAGTTCATATTACAAAATAACTGCATATATAACAATGCAGGTGGGGCCTACAAGAATGCTGACTCAGACAGCGACATCTATGTAGATCCTCTCTTTGTAGATCAGAAAAACCATGATTATCACCTGAAGTCAACTTCTCCGGCAGCTGGCATGGGCGTATATGCCGGGGCCTCGACCGTGACCGACATTAAGAACACAGTTAACGAAACTCCTGTTACAGAGACTGAGGAAAACGTATCGTTTACTGAGGAGAACGCAACAGGCATTATTGCGGACAACCGCCTCAGGGAAGCATCTCCTTATATTACCTACCAGGAAAAGGCGTATATTGATATAGGAGGCAGGCCCGGAGTAGGAAGATATAGAGACCTGATCCTTTTTGACCTGAGCAAATACGACGATGCAGAGAATATTACCAGTGCAACCCTTTCCCTATACTGGTATTATCCTGACGGACGGGCAAGACCGGAAGATGCGATTGTAGAGATATATAGGCCAGCTGCAGCCTGGGACCCGCAAAGTGTGACCTGGAACAGCAGGGGTGATTGTGTGCCCTGGACATATCCCGGAGGAGACTGGTTCGATAAAGACGGAATTCTTCAAGGAGACGATCCGTATGCCACTATAACCCTGAAAGGATGCAGCCTGCCGGATAACAGGTACTATGAGATAAACGTAACTGAGCTCGTAAAAGAGTACGCCAGCGGCAAGTACGAAAACACAGGGTTCCTGGTAAAAACCCGTACAGAAGATGCGGATTACATAGCATTCTACAGTAACGAGGGAGGGAACGAGTCCCAGAGACCCAGGCTCAACGTAACCAAAAAATTAGCTGAAAGCCCGGTTGAAAACCCAGCTTTAGAAGTAATTATTACCGCTGCAAAGGGCGGCAGCCTAAATGAATGCCACCCTAAAAACATCCAGAACAAGCAGTTTATCGGTGTGGGAGCTATGAGTACTGGAGGCAGGTACAGGGATATAATGTGGTTTAACATGAGTGAATATACAGGTCCGGCAGAGATCGATAATGCTACCCTTTCTCTTTACCTGTTCTATCCTGAAAGCTCAAGGCCCGAAGAAGATACTGTTATTGAGATTTACAGGCCTGCTTCCGCTTGGGACCCAAGCTATGTAAGCTGGAATGGAAAGGATAGATGCACTTCATGGAAAAACCCTGGGGGAGACTGGTATGATAAAAATGGTATACTACAGGGCAGCACTCCATACGCTACATTTACTCTGAGAGCTAGCGACTTATCAGATAACAGCTACTTCGAGCTCAACATAACTGACCTCGTGAAAGAATATGTCAGTGGGAAACACGAAAATACTGGTTTCCTCATCAAAACTCACAATGAAAGCAATGACTATGTAGCCTTTTACAATAACGATGGTGGAGATGGAAAACAGCAACTAACGTTAAGTATCTGTACAAATGGTACAGTTAATGGTACAGTTAATGGTACAGTTAATGGTACAGTTAAATGA